A region of Paenibacillus sp. 37 DNA encodes the following proteins:
- a CDS encoding diaminobutyrate--2-oxoglutarate transaminase, which produces MSVEVQTEYLKMQNEKESNARSYPRHFPLVISKAHGVKITDTEGRVFYDCLAGAGTLALGHNHDTVVNAIRDVLDQQIPLHTLDLATPLKLSYMQELFSILPAEMQNKAKIQFCGPTGADAVEAAIKLVKHATGGKSILAFQGGYHGSTQATMSMSGNLSKKQHLQSLLPDVHFLPFPYEYRCPFGVGEGMTARLSAQYIENLLDDSESGIAAPCGVIVETVQGEGGAIPADIEWLKELRRITAERSIPLIIDEVQTGIGRTGRMFSFEHAGIIPDVIICSKAVGGSLPMSVVIYKEELDQWQPGAHTGTFRGNQLAMAAGLATLRYIREQDVLHNVHLRSEQFMNQLNALKERYAEIGDVRGRGLMIGVEVVDPMGRKDRLGHYLPNGALAESIQRECFKNGLIVELGGRHSAVVRFLPPLNITEQESGAILAIFEKSVAEAIALATAAC; this is translated from the coding sequence ATGTCAGTAGAAGTGCAGACGGAATATCTGAAGATGCAAAATGAGAAGGAGTCCAATGCAAGATCGTACCCCAGACATTTCCCGCTTGTCATTAGCAAGGCCCATGGGGTGAAGATTACGGATACGGAAGGCCGCGTATTCTACGATTGCCTGGCTGGTGCAGGAACATTGGCGCTAGGGCATAACCATGACACGGTGGTCAATGCCATTCGCGATGTCCTGGATCAGCAAATTCCGCTACATACACTGGATTTGGCAACGCCGCTGAAGCTCTCATATATGCAAGAACTGTTCTCCATTCTTCCAGCAGAGATGCAGAACAAGGCCAAAATCCAGTTCTGTGGTCCAACCGGAGCGGATGCCGTAGAAGCAGCCATTAAGCTGGTTAAACATGCAACAGGCGGCAAGTCCATTCTTGCCTTTCAGGGTGGTTATCACGGTTCGACCCAAGCAACGATGTCGATGAGTGGCAACCTGAGCAAGAAACAACATTTGCAAAGCCTGCTGCCGGATGTTCATTTCCTGCCTTTTCCTTATGAATACCGCTGCCCATTTGGTGTTGGTGAAGGCATGACGGCCCGGTTAAGCGCACAGTATATCGAGAACTTGCTCGATGATAGCGAGAGCGGTATTGCCGCACCGTGCGGAGTCATTGTGGAGACGGTGCAGGGCGAGGGCGGGGCGATTCCGGCAGACATTGAATGGCTGAAGGAGCTGCGCCGAATCACAGCAGAGCGAAGCATTCCACTCATTATCGACGAAGTGCAGACAGGCATCGGACGCACAGGCCGAATGTTTTCATTTGAACATGCCGGAATTATACCCGATGTAATCATCTGCTCCAAAGCGGTCGGCGGAAGTCTGCCCATGTCTGTCGTCATCTATAAGGAAGAGCTGGACCAATGGCAGCCTGGTGCACACACAGGAACGTTCCGTGGCAATCAGCTGGCCATGGCTGCGGGACTTGCCACACTTCGTTATATCCGGGAACAGGATGTTCTACACAACGTGCATCTGCGCAGTGAGCAGTTCATGAATCAACTGAATGCATTGAAAGAGCGGTATGCAGAGATTGGTGATGTGCGAGGCAGAGGATTGATGATTGGCGTTGAGGTGGTTGATCCAATGGGACGGAAGGATCGTCTGGGACATTATCTGCCTAATGGTGCGCTGGCTGAGTCTATTCAGCGTGAATGTTTCAAGAATGGACTAATTGTGGAACTGGGCGGGCGTCATTCAGCGGTTGTTCGTTTTCTGCCGCCACTGAATATTACGGAACAAGAATCGGGCGCGATCCTGGCGATCTTTGAGAAATCGGTAGCTGAAGCGATTGCCTTAGCAACGGCTGCATGCTGA